A genome region from Eurosta solidaginis isolate ZX-2024a chromosome 2, ASM4086904v1, whole genome shotgun sequence includes the following:
- the LOC137239616 gene encoding probable basic-leucine zipper transcription factor N encodes MLSEEDGGMDYDELTLNPLLAEIEAETETDYKKEKQRRYWTPTEEQKFFEIWGRDNWRLTRHGKNTIFFAQWAAELKERFDIEVKQEEIQAKVNQTRAKFRQVKKQIAADKNCSRWKKFSIIDKILKNQYRPKDAEPIPKAALVNNRDIDASEVGSPPSPSRSARQSSPTSITSSSNTQEAATNSGTALENNGNGVSLDLSTTNTADIDIKVEGDYMADSSITTSLFNTSAELFNDPMDEVKTEYPSEYHNFANYTTANNHFDAPHPTCDDEDEEPQLHTLQTPQQLLQQQQEQQQQQQMQQEQYQQYPPTSAATVPPPPDTTTSNNNNGQLHTDQILQETDYDQVVASTTYVIPNQGVVHNQNHFTAPTPTQEQDPNPVYNSQYAAIPTPTPTTNHNSANSVAAAPMKPPTSYGRGAPGQPRRRRATPASTALVAGGAESLESMYLSEVRKKNCLLAEQLEIARKRMLLEERKVTLLEQFFPKCLEMQEKILGKLNNNGGGGGGGNT; translated from the exons ATGTTGTCTGAAGAAGATGGTGGAATGGATTATGATGAGTTGACATTGAATCCATTGCTAGCAGAAATTGAAGCTGAAACTGAGACCGATTATAAGAAAGAGAAACAACGCCGCTATTGGACACCAACAGaggaacaaaaattttttgagatTTGGGGACGCGATAATTGGCGTTTAACAAGGCATGGAAAAAATACGATATTCTTTGCACAATGGGCGGCCGAATTAAAAGAACGCTTCGACATTGAAGTGAAGCAAGAGGAAATACAGGCAAAAGTTAATCAGACACGCGCTAAATTTAG GCAAGTTAAAAAACAAATAGCAGCGGACAAAAACTGTTCCCGTTGGAAAAAGTTTAGTATTATCGATAAAATACTTAAGAATCAATATCGTCCTAAAGATGCTGAACCAATACCGAAAGCAGCATTGGTAAATAATCGTGATATTGATGCAAGCGAAGTTGGCTCACCACCATCACCATCACGCTCGGCACGCCAATCCTCACCAACAAGTATTACATCGAGCTCAAATACGCAAGAAGCAGCCACTAATTCTGGTACTGCGTTAGAAAATAATGGCAATGGTGTATCATTGGATTTGAGTACAACAAACACTGCAGATATTGATATTAAAGTTGAG GGTGATTATATGGCCGACTCTAGTATCACAACTTCACTCTTCAATACTAGCGCCGAACTCTTCAATGATCCTATGGATGAGGTGAAGACCGAGTATCCCAGTGAATATCATAATTTTGCCAATTATACAACAGCAAATAATCATTTTGATGCGCCACATCCAACATGTGATGATGAGGATGAAGAGCCGCAATTGCATACACTACAAACGCCACAACaattattacaacaacaacaagaacaacagcagcaacaacaaatgcAACAAGAACAATATCAACAGTATCCACCAACATCTGCAGCAACGGTGCCACCACCACCTGATACCACTACATCCAACAACAATAATGGTCAACTGCATACAGATCAAATATTACAAGAAACTGATTATGATCAAGTTGTTGCTTCTACTACATATGTCATACCAAACCAAGGCGTTGTTCATAATCAAAATCATTTTacagcaccaacaccaacacaAGAACAAGATCCTAATCCAGTTTATAATAGCCAATATGCTGCTATTCCTACACCGACACCAACAACAAATCACAATAGTGCAAACAGTGTTGCTGCAGCACCAATGAAACCACCAACAAGTTATGGACGTGGTGCACCTGGTCAACCGCGTCGTCGACGTGCGACACCTGCGAGTACTGCATTGGTAGCTGGTGGTGCTGAAAGTTTAGAATCAATGTATTTAAGTGAGGTGCGTAAGAAAAATTGTTTGCTTGCCGAACAACTGGAGATAGCTCGTAAACGTATGCTATTGGAAGAGCGTAAAGTAACTTTGCTTGAACAATTCTTTCCGAAATGTTTAGAAATGCAAGAAAAAATACTTGGGAAACTTAATAATAATGGTGGTGGAGGTGGTGGTGGtaatacttaa